The window GCACGGTCGGCCATTCGAAACCGATGGTCTTGCTGGCGATCAGGATCGGATCGTAGCGATCGCCGGAGATCAGGCGATCGAGCGTGACGATCTTCACGCTGGTCATCGCCGCCAGCGCCGCCACGCATTCCTCGTATTTGAAGGCCTTGGCTAAGCCTGCCACCGCGGCCTCGTTCAATTCGCCGGCGCGATGCAATGCCAGGATCGCGCGCTGCGCGGCAGCGAAATCGCGGCCCTCGACCTGCGCGACGACGCCTTCGATCTCGTTCAGCGCCAGCTTGATCTCGGCCTGCCGTTCCGGCTTGGCGACGACCTGCAATCGGCGGCGGATCACGTCGATCGAGCCGGCCAGCAGGCTCTTCAGATGCACGGGCGGGAGATCGTCGCGGCGGCCGATCCGCAGCGTCAGCACGCCATCTTGACCGGCGCGCCGCACCAGCGTCGTGAAGGACGCGTCCGAGAATGCCGCGCCCGCATTGCCGGCTGCGCATCGGATGACGTCGCGATCGCCGCGACGGACGATGACATCGGTCACCGCGGTCGAGAGCTTGGACCGCTCGGCCATCGCCAGCAGATGGCCCTGGCCCTTGGCATTGGCGATCTCGACCAGCACCTTTTCGTCAATCACCGGCGATTGGCGCAGCACCGGCCCCGCGATCGCGACCTCGTCCTCGCGGGCGAGTTGCCCGACCAGATGCCGCGGCGCGTTGGCGAGCGGCGCAAGCCGTTCGGCGAGATCGATCCGTGCAGCAAGGTCGGCATGCGGGACCAGACTGGTCAGCACCCCGTCGAACAGGTCGATATGGTCGGGGCGAAAGCTCGCGGCGCCCTGCAGGAACAGCTCGCCGAGCCGCCGCGCGGCTTCGGCGCGGCGCTTGGGGTCGCCGCGGCGAACGATGTCGTCGAGTTCCGGGATCAGCGCGGGGGCTGTCGTCATGAGCCTTGTCCAACCGGCGACTTCTGCCGATTTTCGGCAATCTATGGCCCCGTTCGTAAACGGAGGGTTAGGTCAAACCTGCACCCCGGAGCCCGCAAAATCGCCCTCCGCCGGGCCGGGAGGCCTTGCCGGACCCCGGCGAAAGGGCTATATCCACCGCAACTTATGGTATCTCATACGATCGCGTAGGAGAGTGGGCCCCCCGGGACCCGCTCTTTTTTATTACCTGACGGGACCCAGCGAGGCCGGGTCCAGTTTAGGTAGCGTTAGCGGCCCCTTAAGGCCACCTGAACAACACAACAGACCTCAGACAACCTCTAGACCTTAGACAGCCTTTGACACTGGATATGACCGATCCGACCGCCACGTCCGTGGACACCGAACTGCTCGCCGAGCCGCGGCTTGTCGTCGAGCCCGGGGTCGCGGCGCGCGTCGCCGCCGTCGCGGTCCCGGTGCTGCAGGGCATGGGCTATCGCCTGGTCCGCATCAAGGTCTCGGGCGACGCCGGCTGCACCGTGCAGATCATGGCGGAGCGTCCCGACGGCTCGATGCAGCTCGAGGATTGCGAGGCGATCTCGCGCGCGCTGTCGCCGGTGCTCGATGTCGCCGACCCGATCGAGCGCGCCTACCGGCTGGAAATCTCGTCGCCCGGAATTGACCGGCCGCTGGTGCGCCGCTCCGACTTCGAGCGCTACACCGGGCATCTGGTGAAGATCGAAATGGCGGTGGCGCATCAGGGCCGCAAGCGGTTCCGCGGCCTGCTCGCCGGCGTCGAAGGCAATGCGGTGCGCATCAAGCGCGACGATTCACGTCCCACCGAGGACGCTGAAGTTCTCCTGGTGATGGAAGACATTTCGGACGCGCGGCTGGTGCTGACCGACGAGCTGATCGAGGAATCGATGCGCCGCGGCAAGGCCGCCGAGCGCGAGCTGCGCCGCGAGTTCGGCCTCGCGCCGCCGCAGCCGGCCCACGCCAGGAAGGGCGATCCTGCGAAGAGTCAGAAGCCGAAACCCAAGCCTGCTCACAAGCCCGGCACCAAGCCGGCCCCGACCAACACCAAAAAGCACCGCCTGGCCGCCGAACGCGCGCGCCGTGGCGAGATCGATCCATTCGAAGGAGACTAAGCCATGGCAGTCAGCGCCAACAAACTCGAACTGCTGCAGATCGCAGACGCAGTTGCGCGCGAAAAGTCGATCGACCGCTCCATCGTGATCGCGGCGATGGAAGACGCCATCGCCAAGGCCGCGCGTGCCCGCTACGGCAGCGAGACCGACGTCCATGCCGAGATCGACGCCAAGAAGGGCGAACTGCGGTTGACCCGCCACATGCTGGTGGTCGATGTCGTCGAGAACTCGTCGAACCAGATTTCGCTGCACGATGCGCAGCGCGCCAATCCGGGCGCCCAGGTCGGCGACACCATCGCCGACACGCTGCCGCCGCTGGAATATGGCCGTATCGCCGCGCAGTCCGCCAAGCAGGTGATCGTGCAGAAGGTGCGCGAAGCCGAGCGCGACCGGCAGTACCAGGAATTCAAGGACCGCATCGGCGACATCGTCAACGGCATCGTCAAGCGCGTCGAATATGGCAGCGTGATCGTCGACCTCGGCCGTGGCGAAGCGATCGTGCGCCGCGACGAGATGCTGCCGCGCGAAGTGTTCCGCAACGGCGACCGCGTCCGCGCCTACATCTTCGACGTCCGCCGCGAGACCCGCGGTCCGCAGATCTTCCTGTCGCGCACCCATCCGCAGTTCATGGCGAAGCTGTTCGCGCAGGAAGTGCCCGAAATCTACGACGGCATCGTCGAGATCAAGGCGGTCGCCCGCGATCCCGGCTCGCGCGCCAAGATCGGTGTGATCTCGCGCGATTCCTCGGTCGATCCGGTCGGCGCCTGCGTCGGTATGCGCGGATCGCGCGTGCAGGCCGTGGTGAACGAGCTGCAGGGCGAGAAGATCGACATCATTCCGTGGTCGCCCGACATCGCGACCTTTGTCGTCAACGCGCTGGCGCCGGCTGAAGTCGCCAAGGTCGTGATCGACGAAGACCGCGAGCGCATCGAGGTCGTGGTTCCCGACACCAACAACCAGCTCTCTCTGGCGATCGGCCGCCGCGGCCAGAACGTTCGTCTCGCCTCGCAGCTGACCGGCTGGGACATCGACATCCTGACCGAGCAGGAAGAGTCGGAGCGCCGCCAGGCCGACTTCGAGAACTCGACCCGCGTGTTCATGGAAGCGCTCAATGTCGACGAGGTGGTCGGCCAGCTGCTCGCCTCCGAAGGCTTCACCTCGGTCGAGGAACTCGCGCTGGTCGACGTCAAGGAACTCGCCGGTATCGAAGGTTTCGACGAGGAGACCGCTACCGAGCTGCAGACCCGCGCCCGTGAATATCTGGAACAGCTTGAGGCTGAACTCGAGGTCAAGCGCAAGGAACTCGGCGTCGAGGACGCCATGAAGGACGTGCCCGGCGTCACCGGCAAGATGCTGGTGAAGCTCGGCGAGAACGACGTGAAGACCGTTGAGGATCTGGCCGGCTGTGCCACCGACGACCTGGTCGGCTGGACCGAGCGCAAAGAAGGCGGCGAGCCGACCAAGCATGCCGGGTTCCTCGATGGCATCGAGGTCTCGCGCGACGAGGCCGAGGCCCTGATCATGCAGGCCCGTCTGAAGGCCGGCTGGATCACCGAGGCCGACCTTGCCAAGCCTGCTGAGGAGGCCGAGGCCGCCGAAGCAGAAACGGCGTCGTAAGGAGATGCCCCACGGATGCTCGCTCAGGCTGACCCCGATCTCGACGATGGGCCGCGGATGCAGAAGTCCGCGACCACGCGGATGTGCGCGGTCAGCCGCGAGGTGCGTCCGATCGACGAACTGATCCGGTTCGTCATCGCGCCCACGGGCGAGGTGATCCCGGATCTCAAGCGCAAGCTGCCGGGCCGCGGAATGTGGGTTTCCGCATCGCGGCGCAGCGTTGCGGAAGCGGTCCGTCGTCACCAATTTAGCAAGGGATTCAAGCGCGATGTCCGCGTCGCGCCGACCCTTCCCGCCGACACCGACGCCCTCCTGGTCCGCGGCGTCACCGAGGCCCTGGCGATGGCCGCCAAGGCCGGTCAGGTCGTCGCGGGCTTCGGCAAGGTCGAGGACGCCCTCAACCGGAGCGAAACTGCAGCCCTGATCCACGCTTCGGACGGCGCGGCGGACGGAATCCGCAAATTGGGCGCGATCGTCAGGCAAAGGGGCGAAAAACGTGGTGAATCGCCGGTAATCGCCGTCGTCAATGTTTTGACGTCGGAAGAATTGGATTTGGCACTTGGGCGGTCAAATGTGATACATGCTGCGCTGCTCGCGGGCCCGGCGAGCAAGACGTTCCTGTCGCGCTGCCAGATGCTGGTCCGATACCGGATGGCCGACGACGACAAGACCGCCGAAGCGGCCAGAAATTCCAGAGCCTGATCCAGGAAGGCGGATGCCGTCTTTCCGACCGGATCATGCTCAGCAAACGACGACAGTTGAAGGATTTGTGCGGCATACGCACAGCGAAACGAGATTAGGACTGCTGAATGGTTGATACCAAGACCCCTGGCGACAAGACTCTGAGTGTCCCGAGCAAGACGTTGTCGCTGAAGCCGCGCGTCGAGACGGGCACCGTGCGCCAGAGCTTCAGCCACGGCCGGACCAAGCAGGTCGTGGTCGAGAAACGCGGCAAGCGTCGCGTCGGTGGCGATGGCCCCGGCGAGGCGCATGCGCCGGAACCCGTGGTTGCAAAGCCGGCGGCGCCCGCCCCCAGGCCGCCGCAGGGCCGCCCCGGAGGCCCGTCGTCGGGCCAGCAACAGCGCAACACCCGCTCCGGCGTGGTGCTGCCGACCCTAACTGAGGACGAGCGTTCCGCGCGTGCCAGCGCGCTTGCCGACGCGCGTCAGCGCGACATCGAGGAGCGTCGTCAGGCCGAAGAGGAAGCCAAGCGCCGCGCTGTCCGCGAGGCTGCCGAGAAGGTCGAGCGTGAAGCCGCCGAGGCCCGCCGCAAGGCGGAAGAGGAACGCCACCGCCACGAGGAAGAGGCCAAGCGCAAGGCCGAAGTCGAGGCCAAGCGCCGCTTCGGCGAGGGCGAAGCCAAGCCCGGCGCAGCGCCTGCCGCTGCACCGGCCAGGCCTGCCACAGCCGCACCCGCGTCTGCTCCGGCAGCCCGGGCGCCGGCAGCCCGCACCACGACCGCGACGCCTGCGCGCACACCGGTCGTCGCGCCGAGGCCCCCGGGGGTTGCCGCAGAGGCGGCGGACGAAGACGAAGGTCCGCGCTTGGTGCGCCGTCCCGGCGGCGCCGTGCGTCCCGTCGCGGCCCCGAAGACCACCCAGAAGCCCGGCCCGCAGAAGCAGCGCGGACGCCTCACCGTCGTCACGGCGCTCAACGCCGACGACGTGCGCGAGCGCTCGATCGCCTCGTTCCGCCGCCGTACCCAGCGTCTGAAGGGTCACGCCGCGAACGAGCAGAAGGAAAAGCTGATTCGCGAAGTGGTCATTCCGGAAGCGATCACGATCCAGGAACTCGCGAACCGCATGTCGGAGCGCGCGGTCGATGTCATCCGCATGCTGATGAAGCAGGGCGCGATGCACAAGATCACCGACGTGATCGATGCCGACACCGCGCAACTGATCGCCGAAGAACTCGGCCATAGCGTCAAGCGCGTCGCCGCATCCGACGTTGAGGAAGGCCTGTTCGACGTCGTCGACAATTCCACCGACACCGAGCCGCGTTCGCCCGTGGTCACCGTCATGGGTCACGTCGACCACGGCAAGACCTCGCTGCTCGACGCGCTGCGCCACGCCAACGTGGTGTCGGGCGAAGCCGGCGGCATCACCCAGCACATCGGTGCCTATCAGGTGACTTCGCCGGAAAGCGGCAAGAAGATCACCTTCATCGATACGCCGGGCCACGCCGCGTTCACCGCAATGCGCGCCCGCGGCGCCAAGGTCACCGACATCGTCGTGCTGGTGGTCGCGGCCGATGACGGCGTGATGCCGCAGACGATCGAGGCGATCAACCACGCCAAGGCGGCCAAGGTGCCGATGATCGTGGCGATCAACAAGATCGACAAGCCCGATGCGCGGCCGGAGCGCGTGCGCACCGAATTGCTGCAGTACGAGGTGCAGGTCGAATCGCTCGGCGGCGACGTCGTCGACGTCGAGGTCTCGGCCAAGAACAAGACCAATCTCGACCGGCTGCTCGAGATGATCGCGCTGCAGGCCGAAATCCTCGACCTGAAGACCAATTCGCAGCGTCCGGCGGAAGGCACCGTGATCGAAGCCAAGCTCGATCGCGGCCGCGGTCCGGTCGCGACCGTGCTGGTCCAGCGCGGCACGCTGCGGATCGGCGACATCATCGTGGCCGGCGCCGAGATGGGCCGCGTCCGCGCCTTGATCTCCGACCAGGGCGAGAATCTCGACGAGGCCGGCCCGTCCGTTCCGGTCGAGGTGCTCGGCTTCAACGGTCCGCCGGAAGCCGGTGACCGTCTCGCTGTCGTTGAGAACGAAGCCCGCGCCCGCCAGGTCACGAGCTACCGCGCGCACCAGAAGCGCGAGAACGCGGCTGCCTCGATCTCCGGCATGCGCGGCTCGCTCGAGCAGATGATGTCGCAGCTCAAGACCGCAGGCCGCAAGGAGTTCCCGCTGATCGTCAAGGCCGACGTGCAGGGCTCGCTGGAAGCGATCCTGGGCTCGCTCGAGAAGCTCGGCACCGACGAAGTCGCCGCCCGCATCCTGCATGCCGGCGTCGGCGGCATCTCGGAGTCCGACGTCACGCTGGCGGAAGGCTTCAACGCCGCGATCATCGGCTTCTCGGTCCGAGCCAACAAGGAAGCCGCGGCCGCAGCCAAGCGCAACGGCATCGAGATCCGCTACTACAACATCATCTACGACCTCGTGGATGACATCAAAAAGGCGATGTCCGGCCTGCTCGCGCCCACGCTGCGCGAAACCATGCTGGGCAACGCGCAGATCCTGGAAGTGTTCAACATTTCCAAGGTCGGCAAGGTCGCGGGTTGCCGCGTCACCGACGGCACCGTGGAACGCGGCGCCAATGTTCGCCTGATCCGCGACAACGTCGTGGTGCACGAAGGCAAGCTGTCGACGCTGAAGCGCTTCAAGGACGAAGTGAAGGAAGTGGTCGCCGGCCAGGAGTGTGGCATGGCATTCGAGAACTATGGCGACATGCGTGTCGGCGACGTGATCGAATGTTACCGCATCGAGACGATCCAGCGCTCGCTGTAAGTCCAAATCTTACGAAGCGCAGATCTTACTAAGCGTTGGGTCCATTTAACTGAGAATGCGACGACGTGGCCGGACTTTTAGTCCGGCCACCGGCGCATCGTCCGATTGAAAGCAAAGCTAGACATTGATGCCCGCGGCCAAGGCCGGCGGGCGCGACGGTTTTGGAAGAAGGTCATGCCCCGTCAAAAGAAGAGTTCCAGCCCCGGCGGATCGCAACGTCAGCTACGCGTCGGCGAAACGGTTCGCCATGCAGTTGCCGAGATTCTGTCGCAGGGTGAGGTCCACGATCCCGATCTGGAAGGCCACATCATCACCGTTCCCGAGGTGCATATGTCGCCGGACCTGAAGCTCGCCACGGTTTACGTGATGCCGCTCGGCGGACGCGACACCGACGCGGTGATCGCCGCGCTCGAGCGCAACAAGAAGTTCCTTCGCGGCGAGGTCGCGCATCGCGTCAACCTGAAATTTGCACCCGACATTCGCTTCCGCGTCGATGAGCGATTCGACGAGGCGGAGCGCATCGAGAAACTACTGCGGACACCTGCGGTGCAGCGAGACCTTGCACCCGATTCGGACGACGAGTGATGACTGTGATGACGACCAACAGCGTGATCGACGCGAAGGATGCCGACGCGCGCGACGCTGAGCGGGATGCTTTTGCCGGGCCGCGCACCGACGATGCGCGCCGCACCAACAACGACCCGCGCCAGAAGCAGGGCAAGCAGAACCAGCAGCCGCGCCGCGACAAGCGCGACGTCCATGGCTGGGTGGTGCTCGACAAGCCGATCGGAATGACCTCGACGCAGGCCGTGGCCGTGCTCAAGCGCCTGTTCCAGGCCAAGCGCGCCGGCCATGCCGGCACGCTCGATCCGCTCGCCTCCGGCGGCCTGCCGATCGCGCTGGGCGAGGCCACCAAGACGGTGCCGTTCGTGATGGGCGGCCGCAAGCGCTACCGCTTCACGGTCAGCTGGGGCGAGGAGCGCGACACCGACGACACCGAGGGACGGCCGGTCAGAACCAGCGAGAGCCGGCCGACCGCCGATTCGATCCGCCAACTGCTGCCGCGCTTCACCGGGGTGATCGAGCAGGTCCCGCCGCAATATTCGGCGATCAAGGTGCAGGGCGAGCGAGCCTATGATCTGGCACGCGACGGCGAGACCGTGGAGCTGAAGCCCCGCCCGGTCGAGATTCACGAATTAACCCTTGTGGAACATAGAGATAACGGACAATCCGTGTTCGAGGCCGAGTGCGGCAAGGGAACCTATGTCCGGGCCTTGGCCCGCGATATGGGCCGGATTCTGGGCTGTTTCGGCCATATCTGCGCCCTGCGGCGGACCCTGGTCGGTCCGTTTACCGAGCGGGACATGATTCCGCTGGAACAGTTGGAGGCTTTATGCAATAGAGCCGCGTCTGGCGAGGGCAGCCTCGCCGACGCGCTTTTGCCCGTTGAGACCGCGCTGGACGACATCCCGGCACTGGCCGTCACACGGGCTGATGCGGCAAGGCTCCACCGGGGCCAGGCCGTTTTGTTGCGCGGACGGGATGCGCCCAATACCAGCGGCACAGTCTATGTCACGGTGGCAGGCCGACTTCTCGCGCTTGCCGAAATTGGCAATGGCGAACTCATCCCCAAGCGCGTGTTCAACCTGAACGGACTGACTGCCGGTCCGGCTCGCAACAATGAAAGTAACTGACGATGTCGATTACCGCCGAACGCAAAGCGGAAGTCATCAAGACGAATGCCAACAAAGCCGGCGACACCGGCTCGCCCGAGGTTCAGGTCGCGATCCTGTCGGAACGCATCAATAACCTCACCGAGCACTTCAAGAGCCATGTGAAGGACAACCATTCACGCCGTGGCCTCCTGAAGCTCGTGTCGACGCGTCGCTCCCTGCTTGACTACATCAAGCGCAAGGACGAGGCGCGGTACAAGGCGCTGCTCGAGAAGCACAACATCCGTCGTTGATTTGAGAAGCACGCGCGCGAGGTTCGCGCGCGTTTTCGTATGGTCGTCCGTGAACTCGGGCTTTCGAATTGTCGAAAGATGATCATGCGCAACAGCATGGCCATCGCGCCATGCACACTAGCGTCCAGCAGCAATCCGGCCGCTGGACCGGGCAAGATGCCCAGATGACCGAAAGGATGGACGCCATCCGAAATCCAGGGACCATGGCAGGATCGCCGGATGCTGACCGCGCAGCAGCGCATCAGTGTCTCGCCGTCTTGGCATGGTCTTTGTGTTTCGGGGCGCCGTGCTTTCGTGAAACCATGAAAGAAAACCGAAATGTTCAATTCGCATTCCGTCGAGATCGACTGGGGTGGACGTCCCCTCAAACTTGAAACCGGCAAGATCGCCCGCCAGGCCGATGGTGCCGTGGTGGCCACCTACGGCGAGACCGTGGTGCTTGCCACCGTCGTCGCGGCGAAGACGCCGCGCGAAGGCGTCGACTTCCTGCCGCTCACCGTCGACTACCAGGAGAAGACCTACGCCGCGGGCCGCATTCCCGGCGGCTATTTCAAGCGCGAAGGCCGTCCGACCGAGAAGGAGACGCTGGTCTCCCGTCTGATCGACCGCCCGATCCGTCCGCTGTTCGTCGACGGCTGGCGCAACGAGACCCAGGTGATCGTCACCGTCCTGTCGCACGACATGGAGAACGATCCGGACATCGTGTCGCTGGTCGCCGCCTCCGCCGCCCTGACGCTGTCGGGCGCGCCGTTCAAGGGCCCGATCGGCGCCGCGCGCGTCGGCTTCGCCAATGACGAATACGTGCTCAACCCGACGCTCGACGAGATGACCGAGACCCAGCTCGATCTCGTCGTCGCCGGCACCGCCGACGCCGTGCTGATGGTCGAATCGGAAGCCAAGGAGCTCAACGAAGACGTGATGCTCGGCGCGGTCATGTTCGGCCACCGCCACTTCCAGCCGGTCATCAACGCGATCATCGAGCTCGCCGAGAAGGCCGCCAAGGAGCCGCGCGAAGTCACCACGATCGACAATTCCGAGATCGAGAAGGAGATGCTTGGCATTGCCGAGCAGGATCTCCGCAAGGCCTACGCGATCCCGGTCAAGCAGGAACGCTATGCCGCGGTCGGCGCCGTCAAGGAGAAGGTGCTGGCGCACTTCTTCCCGGAAGGCCAGGAGCCGAAATACGACAAGCTCCGCGTCGCCGGCGTGTTCAAGGAACTGGAAGCCAAGATCGTTCGCTGGAACATCCTCGACACCGGCAAGCGCATCGACGGCCGTGACGCCAAGACCGTGCGCAACATCATCGCCGAGGCCGGCGTGCTGCCGCGCGCCCACGGCTCGGCGCTGTTCACCCGTGGTGAGACCCAGGCGATGGTGGTGACCACGCTCGGCACCGGCGAGGACGAGCAGTACATCGACGCGCTGTCGGGGACGTACAAGGAAACGTTCCTGCTGCACTACAACTTCCCGCCCTACTCGGTCGGTGAAACCGGTCGCCTCGGCGGCACCAAGCGCCGCGAGATCGGCCACGGCAAGCTCGCCTGGCGCGCGATCCACCCGGTGCTGCCGCCGCATCACGAGTTCCCGTACACGATCCGCGTGGTCTCCGAGATCACCGAGTCGAACGGCTCGTCCTCGATGGCCTCGGTCTGCGGCGCCTCGCTGTCGCTGATGGATGCCGGCGTGCCGCTGAAGCGGCCGACCGCCGGTATCGCCATGGGCCTGATCCTCGAAGGTCAGCGCTTCGCGGTGCTGTCGGACATCCTCGGCGACGAGGATCATCTCGGCGACATGGACTTCAAGGTCGCCGGCACCGACCAGGGCATCACCTCGCTCCAGATGGACATCAAGATCGAGGGCATCACCGAGGAGATCATGAAGGTGGCGCTCGGCCAGGCCAAGGAAGGACGCATCCACATCCTGGGTGAAATGTCCAAGGCCCTGACCGCGGCGCGCGCCGAGCTCGGCGAATACGCGCCGCGCATCGAGACCTTCAAGATCGCCACCGACAAGATCCGCGAAGTGATCGGCACCGGCGGCAAGGTGATCCGCGAGATCGTCGAGAAGACCGGCGCCAAGGTCAACATCGAGGACGACGGCACCGTGAAGGTCGCCTCCAACGATGGCGAGGCGATGAAGGCTGCGATCAAGTGGATCAAGTCGATCGCCTCCGACCCGGAGGTCGGCCAGATCTACGAGGGCACCGTCGTCAAGGTGATGGAGTTCGGCGCGTTCGTGAACTTCTTCGGCGCCAAGGACGGCCTTGTCCACATCAGCCAGCTCGCGGCCAGCCGCGTGCAGAAGACCTCCGACGTCGTCAAGGAAGGCGACAAGGTCAAGGTCAAGCTGCTCGGCTTCG of the Bradyrhizobium quebecense genome contains:
- a CDS encoding DUF2336 domain-containing protein codes for the protein MTTAPALIPELDDIVRRGDPKRRAEAARRLGELFLQGAASFRPDHIDLFDGVLTSLVPHADLAARIDLAERLAPLANAPRHLVGQLAREDEVAIAGPVLRQSPVIDEKVLVEIANAKGQGHLLAMAERSKLSTAVTDVIVRRGDRDVIRCAAGNAGAAFSDASFTTLVRRAGQDGVLTLRIGRRDDLPPVHLKSLLAGSIDVIRRRLQVVAKPERQAEIKLALNEIEGVVAQVEGRDFAAAQRAILALHRAGELNEAAVAGLAKAFKYEECVAALAAMTSVKIVTLDRLISGDRYDPILIASKTIGFEWPTVRALILMRLGPNRVPSPADIEGARVNFVRLMPSTAQRVVDFWKSR
- the rimP gene encoding ribosome maturation factor RimP; this encodes MTDPTATSVDTELLAEPRLVVEPGVAARVAAVAVPVLQGMGYRLVRIKVSGDAGCTVQIMAERPDGSMQLEDCEAISRALSPVLDVADPIERAYRLEISSPGIDRPLVRRSDFERYTGHLVKIEMAVAHQGRKRFRGLLAGVEGNAVRIKRDDSRPTEDAEVLLVMEDISDARLVLTDELIEESMRRGKAAERELRREFGLAPPQPAHARKGDPAKSQKPKPKPAHKPGTKPAPTNTKKHRLAAERARRGEIDPFEGD
- the nusA gene encoding transcription termination factor NusA — translated: MAVSANKLELLQIADAVAREKSIDRSIVIAAMEDAIAKAARARYGSETDVHAEIDAKKGELRLTRHMLVVDVVENSSNQISLHDAQRANPGAQVGDTIADTLPPLEYGRIAAQSAKQVIVQKVREAERDRQYQEFKDRIGDIVNGIVKRVEYGSVIVDLGRGEAIVRRDEMLPREVFRNGDRVRAYIFDVRRETRGPQIFLSRTHPQFMAKLFAQEVPEIYDGIVEIKAVARDPGSRAKIGVISRDSSVDPVGACVGMRGSRVQAVVNELQGEKIDIIPWSPDIATFVVNALAPAEVAKVVIDEDRERIEVVVPDTNNQLSLAIGRRGQNVRLASQLTGWDIDILTEQEESERRQADFENSTRVFMEALNVDEVVGQLLASEGFTSVEELALVDVKELAGIEGFDEETATELQTRAREYLEQLEAELEVKRKELGVEDAMKDVPGVTGKMLVKLGENDVKTVEDLAGCATDDLVGWTERKEGGEPTKHAGFLDGIEVSRDEAEALIMQARLKAGWITEADLAKPAEEAEAAEAETAS
- a CDS encoding RNA-binding protein; this encodes MLAQADPDLDDGPRMQKSATTRMCAVSREVRPIDELIRFVIAPTGEVIPDLKRKLPGRGMWVSASRRSVAEAVRRHQFSKGFKRDVRVAPTLPADTDALLVRGVTEALAMAAKAGQVVAGFGKVEDALNRSETAALIHASDGAADGIRKLGAIVRQRGEKRGESPVIAVVNVLTSEELDLALGRSNVIHAALLAGPASKTFLSRCQMLVRYRMADDDKTAEAARNSRA
- the infB gene encoding translation initiation factor IF-2, with the translated sequence MVDTKTPGDKTLSVPSKTLSLKPRVETGTVRQSFSHGRTKQVVVEKRGKRRVGGDGPGEAHAPEPVVAKPAAPAPRPPQGRPGGPSSGQQQRNTRSGVVLPTLTEDERSARASALADARQRDIEERRQAEEEAKRRAVREAAEKVEREAAEARRKAEEERHRHEEEAKRKAEVEAKRRFGEGEAKPGAAPAAAPARPATAAPASAPAARAPAARTTTATPARTPVVAPRPPGVAAEAADEDEGPRLVRRPGGAVRPVAAPKTTQKPGPQKQRGRLTVVTALNADDVRERSIASFRRRTQRLKGHAANEQKEKLIREVVIPEAITIQELANRMSERAVDVIRMLMKQGAMHKITDVIDADTAQLIAEELGHSVKRVAASDVEEGLFDVVDNSTDTEPRSPVVTVMGHVDHGKTSLLDALRHANVVSGEAGGITQHIGAYQVTSPESGKKITFIDTPGHAAFTAMRARGAKVTDIVVLVVAADDGVMPQTIEAINHAKAAKVPMIVAINKIDKPDARPERVRTELLQYEVQVESLGGDVVDVEVSAKNKTNLDRLLEMIALQAEILDLKTNSQRPAEGTVIEAKLDRGRGPVATVLVQRGTLRIGDIIVAGAEMGRVRALISDQGENLDEAGPSVPVEVLGFNGPPEAGDRLAVVENEARARQVTSYRAHQKRENAAASISGMRGSLEQMMSQLKTAGRKEFPLIVKADVQGSLEAILGSLEKLGTDEVAARILHAGVGGISESDVTLAEGFNAAIIGFSVRANKEAAAAAKRNGIEIRYYNIIYDLVDDIKKAMSGLLAPTLRETMLGNAQILEVFNISKVGKVAGCRVTDGTVERGANVRLIRDNVVVHEGKLSTLKRFKDEVKEVVAGQECGMAFENYGDMRVGDVIECYRIETIQRSL
- the rbfA gene encoding 30S ribosome-binding factor RbfA, whose amino-acid sequence is MPRQKKSSSPGGSQRQLRVGETVRHAVAEILSQGEVHDPDLEGHIITVPEVHMSPDLKLATVYVMPLGGRDTDAVIAALERNKKFLRGEVAHRVNLKFAPDIRFRVDERFDEAERIEKLLRTPAVQRDLAPDSDDE
- the truB gene encoding tRNA pseudouridine(55) synthase TruB: MTVMTTNSVIDAKDADARDAERDAFAGPRTDDARRTNNDPRQKQGKQNQQPRRDKRDVHGWVVLDKPIGMTSTQAVAVLKRLFQAKRAGHAGTLDPLASGGLPIALGEATKTVPFVMGGRKRYRFTVSWGEERDTDDTEGRPVRTSESRPTADSIRQLLPRFTGVIEQVPPQYSAIKVQGERAYDLARDGETVELKPRPVEIHELTLVEHRDNGQSVFEAECGKGTYVRALARDMGRILGCFGHICALRRTLVGPFTERDMIPLEQLEALCNRAASGEGSLADALLPVETALDDIPALAVTRADAARLHRGQAVLLRGRDAPNTSGTVYVTVAGRLLALAEIGNGELIPKRVFNLNGLTAGPARNNESN
- the rpsO gene encoding 30S ribosomal protein S15 — encoded protein: MSITAERKAEVIKTNANKAGDTGSPEVQVAILSERINNLTEHFKSHVKDNHSRRGLLKLVSTRRSLLDYIKRKDEARYKALLEKHNIRR
- the pnp gene encoding polyribonucleotide nucleotidyltransferase, with protein sequence MFNSHSVEIDWGGRPLKLETGKIARQADGAVVATYGETVVLATVVAAKTPREGVDFLPLTVDYQEKTYAAGRIPGGYFKREGRPTEKETLVSRLIDRPIRPLFVDGWRNETQVIVTVLSHDMENDPDIVSLVAASAALTLSGAPFKGPIGAARVGFANDEYVLNPTLDEMTETQLDLVVAGTADAVLMVESEAKELNEDVMLGAVMFGHRHFQPVINAIIELAEKAAKEPREVTTIDNSEIEKEMLGIAEQDLRKAYAIPVKQERYAAVGAVKEKVLAHFFPEGQEPKYDKLRVAGVFKELEAKIVRWNILDTGKRIDGRDAKTVRNIIAEAGVLPRAHGSALFTRGETQAMVVTTLGTGEDEQYIDALSGTYKETFLLHYNFPPYSVGETGRLGGTKRREIGHGKLAWRAIHPVLPPHHEFPYTIRVVSEITESNGSSSMASVCGASLSLMDAGVPLKRPTAGIAMGLILEGQRFAVLSDILGDEDHLGDMDFKVAGTDQGITSLQMDIKIEGITEEIMKVALGQAKEGRIHILGEMSKALTAARAELGEYAPRIETFKIATDKIREVIGTGGKVIREIVEKTGAKVNIEDDGTVKVASNDGEAMKAAIKWIKSIASDPEVGQIYEGTVVKVMEFGAFVNFFGAKDGLVHISQLAASRVQKTSDVVKEGDKVKVKLLGFDDRGKTRLSMKAVDQETGEDLEAKQKTDAPAPREAAGE